A genome region from Bradyrhizobium sp. WSM1417 includes the following:
- the gltB gene encoding glutamate synthase large subunit: MNGSQVERGNIVAEELSATVASKTTDPIQEHNSRPPAVGLYDPSLEKDSCGVGFIANIKGQKSHEIVADALSILCNLEHRGAVGADPRAGDGAGILVQIPHGFFSRKAKELGFALPNPGEYAIGALFMPRDTAWRNVIKSIIADQIKEEGLTLLGWRDVPTDNSSLGVTVKPTEPACMQVFIGRNGTAKTEDDFERRLYILRKSISQAIYQRRDRGLAGYYPCSMSCRTVIYKGMFLADQLGKYYPDLHEKDFESALALVHQRFSTNTFPAWSLAHPYRMIAHNGEINTLRGNVNWMAARQASVSSDLYGKDINRLWPISYEGQSDTACFDNALEFLVQGGYSLPHAVMMMIPEAWAGNPLMDEKRRAFYEYHAALMEPWDGPAAIAFTDGRQIGATLDRNGLRPARYLVTKDDRIVMASEMGVLTIPEDQIITKWRLQPGKMLLVDLEQGRLIPDDEIKAELARSHPYTEWLERTQIVLEDLPKVPTTGVRSNLSLLDRQQAFGYSQEDITILMTPMASTGEEAAGSMGNDTPISALSAKAKPLFTYFKQNFAQVTNPPIDPIREELVMSLVSIIGPRPNLFDLQGLATTKRLEARQPILTDADLEKIRSISEVAESHFKSRTLDTTFHAGLGAAGMDQVLDELCARAESAVREGVNIIILSDRMVGTDRVPIPSLLACAAVHHHLIRTGLRTSVGLVVESGEPREVHHFACLAGYGAEAINPYLAFETIIAMKDRLPGSLDDYEIVKRYIKSIGKGLLKVMSKMGISTYQSYCGAQIFDAIGLKAEFVGKFFAGTHTRVEGVGLGEIAEEAVRRHADAFGDALVYKTSLDVGGEYAYRSRGEDHAWTAESVGLLQHAARGNSLERYRAFAKILNEQSERLLTLRGLFRIKNADEEKRKPIPLDQVEPAKDIVKRFATGAMSFGSISREAHTTLAIAMNRIGGKSNTGEGGEEADRFKPMPNGDSMRSAIKQVASGRFGVTTEYLVNSDMMQIKMAQGAKPGEGGQLPGHKVDATIAKVRHSTPGVGLISPPPHHDIYSIEDLAQLIYDLKNVNPDGAVSVKLVSEIGVGTVAAGVAKARADHVTIAGFEGGTGASPLTSIKHAGSPWEIGLAETHQTLVRERLRSRIVVQVDGGFRTGRDVVIGALLGADEFGFATAPLIAAGCIMMRKCHLNTCPVGVATQDPVLRKRFTGQPEHVINYFFFVAEEVREIMASLGFRSFNEMIGQVQLLDQTKLVAHWKAKGLDFSKLFVKQKEEKGQKIYHSERQNHHLEAVLDRTLIEQATPALDRGAPVKIEAKINSTNRSAGAMLSGAVAKIYGHAGLPHETIHVSLKGTAGQAFGAWLAQGVTFELEGEANDYVGKGLSGGKIIVKPPANSGIVPEESIIVGNTVMYGAIQGECYFRGIAGERFAVRNSGAVAVVEGAGDHCCEYMTGGIVVVLGKTGRNFAAGMSGGIAYVLDETGDFDRLCNMAMVELEPVLSEELINAGTYHHSGDLEAHGRVDVFKDLLASDVERLHVLITRHAKATGSRRAADILANWKDWLPKFRKVMPVEYRRALREMAANADAEPKIAIGA; the protein is encoded by the coding sequence ATGAACGGGTCGCAAGTCGAGCGCGGAAACATCGTGGCAGAAGAACTGTCGGCGACGGTCGCCTCGAAAACGACCGATCCGATTCAGGAACACAATTCACGGCCGCCGGCCGTAGGCCTCTACGATCCGAGCCTGGAAAAAGATTCCTGCGGCGTCGGCTTCATCGCCAACATCAAGGGCCAGAAGTCGCACGAGATCGTCGCGGACGCGCTCAGCATCCTCTGCAACCTCGAGCACCGCGGCGCCGTCGGCGCCGACCCGCGCGCCGGTGACGGCGCCGGCATTCTGGTGCAGATCCCGCATGGTTTCTTCAGCCGCAAGGCGAAGGAGCTCGGCTTCGCACTGCCCAATCCGGGCGAATACGCCATCGGCGCGCTGTTCATGCCGCGCGACACCGCCTGGCGCAACGTCATCAAGAGCATCATCGCCGACCAGATCAAGGAAGAGGGCCTGACGCTGCTCGGCTGGCGCGACGTGCCGACCGACAATTCCTCGCTCGGCGTCACCGTGAAGCCGACCGAACCCGCCTGCATGCAGGTATTCATCGGCCGCAACGGCACCGCCAAGACCGAGGACGATTTCGAGCGCCGGCTCTACATCCTGCGCAAGTCGATCTCGCAGGCGATCTATCAGCGCCGCGACCGCGGCCTCGCCGGCTATTATCCGTGCTCGATGTCCTGCCGCACCGTGATCTACAAGGGCATGTTCCTCGCCGACCAGCTCGGCAAGTACTATCCCGATCTGCACGAGAAGGACTTCGAGAGCGCGCTGGCACTCGTTCACCAGCGTTTCTCGACCAACACCTTCCCGGCGTGGTCGCTGGCGCATCCCTACCGGATGATCGCGCATAACGGCGAGATCAACACGCTGCGCGGCAACGTCAACTGGATGGCGGCGCGCCAGGCCTCGGTGAGCTCCGATCTGTACGGCAAGGACATCAACCGGCTCTGGCCGATCTCCTACGAAGGCCAGTCGGACACCGCCTGCTTCGACAACGCGCTCGAATTCCTGGTGCAGGGCGGCTACTCGCTGCCGCACGCCGTCATGATGATGATTCCGGAGGCGTGGGCCGGCAATCCCTTGATGGATGAGAAGCGCCGCGCCTTTTACGAATATCATGCAGCCCTGATGGAGCCGTGGGACGGCCCCGCCGCGATCGCCTTCACCGACGGCCGCCAGATCGGTGCCACGCTGGACCGCAACGGCCTTCGGCCCGCGCGCTATCTCGTCACCAAGGACGACCGCATCGTGATGGCGTCCGAGATGGGCGTGCTGACGATTCCCGAGGACCAGATCATCACCAAGTGGCGCTTGCAGCCCGGCAAGATGCTGCTGGTCGACCTCGAGCAGGGCCGCCTGATCCCCGACGACGAGATCAAGGCCGAGCTCGCCAGAAGCCATCCCTACACCGAGTGGCTGGAGCGGACTCAGATCGTGCTGGAAGATCTGCCGAAGGTGCCGACCACCGGCGTGCGCTCCAACCTGTCGCTGCTCGATCGCCAGCAGGCGTTCGGCTACAGCCAGGAAGACATCACCATCCTGATGACGCCGATGGCCTCCACCGGCGAGGAAGCCGCAGGCTCGATGGGCAACGACACGCCGATCTCGGCGCTGTCGGCCAAGGCCAAGCCGCTGTTCACCTACTTCAAGCAGAACTTCGCACAGGTCACCAACCCGCCGATCGACCCGATCCGCGAGGAGCTGGTGATGAGCCTCGTCTCCATCATCGGACCGCGGCCGAACCTGTTCGACCTGCAAGGCCTTGCCACCACCAAGCGCCTCGAAGCGCGCCAGCCGATCCTGACCGACGCGGACCTCGAAAAGATCCGCTCGATCTCCGAGGTCGCCGAGTCGCACTTCAAGTCGCGCACCCTGGACACCACCTTCCACGCCGGCCTCGGCGCAGCCGGCATGGACCAGGTGCTGGACGAGCTCTGCGCACGCGCGGAGAGCGCGGTGCGCGAGGGCGTCAACATCATCATCCTGTCCGACCGCATGGTCGGCACCGATCGGGTTCCGATCCCGTCGCTGCTTGCCTGCGCCGCCGTGCATCATCATTTGATCCGCACCGGATTGCGCACCTCGGTCGGCCTCGTCGTCGAATCCGGCGAGCCGCGCGAAGTGCATCACTTCGCTTGTCTCGCCGGCTACGGCGCGGAAGCGATCAATCCCTATCTGGCGTTCGAGACCATCATCGCGATGAAGGACCGCCTGCCCGGCTCGCTCGACGACTACGAGATCGTCAAGCGCTACATCAAGTCGATCGGCAAGGGCCTGCTCAAGGTGATGTCCAAGATGGGCATCTCGACCTACCAGTCTTATTGCGGCGCGCAGATCTTTGACGCCATCGGCCTGAAGGCGGAATTCGTTGGAAAATTTTTCGCCGGCACGCACACCCGCGTCGAGGGCGTCGGTCTTGGCGAGATCGCCGAAGAGGCGGTGCGCCGTCATGCCGACGCGTTCGGAGATGCGCTCGTGTACAAGACCTCGCTCGATGTCGGCGGCGAATATGCCTATCGCAGCCGCGGCGAGGACCATGCATGGACCGCCGAGTCGGTGGGGCTGCTCCAGCACGCTGCGCGCGGCAATTCGCTGGAACGCTACCGCGCCTTCGCGAAGATCCTCAACGAGCAGTCGGAGCGTCTCCTGACGCTGCGCGGCCTGTTCCGGATCAAGAATGCGGACGAAGAGAAGCGCAAGCCGATACCGCTCGACCAGGTCGAGCCGGCCAAGGACATCGTCAAGCGTTTCGCCACCGGCGCGATGAGCTTCGGCTCGATCTCGCGCGAGGCGCACACCACGCTCGCGATTGCCATGAACCGGATCGGCGGCAAGTCGAACACCGGCGAAGGCGGCGAGGAAGCGGACCGCTTCAAGCCGATGCCGAACGGCGACAGCATGCGCTCGGCGATCAAGCAGGTCGCCTCGGGCCGCTTCGGCGTCACCACGGAGTATCTCGTCAACTCCGACATGATGCAGATCAAGATGGCGCAGGGCGCCAAGCCCGGCGAAGGCGGCCAATTGCCCGGCCACAAGGTCGACGCGACCATCGCCAAGGTCCGGCATTCGACGCCGGGCGTCGGCCTGATCTCGCCGCCACCGCACCACGACATCTACTCGATCGAGGATCTGGCGCAGCTGATCTACGACCTCAAGAACGTCAACCCGGACGGCGCGGTCTCGGTCAAGCTCGTCTCGGAGATCGGCGTCGGCACGGTGGCCGCGGGCGTCGCCAAGGCGCGCGCCGACCATGTCACCATCGCGGGCTTCGAGGGCGGCACCGGCGCTTCGCCGCTGACCTCGATCAAGCACGCCGGCTCGCCGTGGGAGATCGGCCTCGCCGAAACCCACCAGACGCTGGTGCGCGAGCGGCTGCGCAGCCGCATCGTGGTCCAGGTCGACGGCGGTTTCCGCACCGGCCGCGACGTCGTGATCGGCGCGCTGCTCGGCGCCGACGAGTTCGGCTTCGCCACCGCGCCCCTGATCGCGGCCGGCTGCATCATGATGCGCAAGTGCCATCTCAACACCTGCCCGGTCGGCGTCGCGACCCAGGACCCCGTCCTGCGCAAGCGCTTCACCGGCCAGCCCGAGCATGTGATCAACTACTTCTTCTTCGTCGCCGAGGAGGTCCGCGAGATCATGGCCTCGCTCGGCTTCCGCAGCTTCAACGAGATGATCGGCCAGGTGCAGCTGCTCGACCAGACCAAGCTGGTCGCGCACTGGAAGGCCAAGGGGCTCGACTTCTCCAAGCTGTTCGTCAAGCAGAAGGAAGAGAAGGGCCAGAAGATCTATCACTCCGAGCGCCAGAACCATCATCTGGAAGCGGTGCTCGACCGCACGCTGATCGAGCAGGCGACGCCTGCGCTCGACCGCGGTGCGCCGGTGAAGATCGAGGCCAAGATCAACAGCACCAACCGCTCCGCCGGCGCGATGCTGTCGGGTGCGGTCGCCAAGATCTACGGCCATGCCGGCCTGCCGCATGAGACCATCCATGTCAGCCTCAAGGGCACCGCCGGCCAGGCCTTCGGCGCCTGGCTGGCGCAAGGCGTCACCTTCGAGCTCGAAGGCGAAGCCAACGACTATGTCGGCAAGGGCCTCTCGGGCGGCAAGATCATCGTCAAGCCGCCGGCCAACAGCGGCATCGTGCCGGAAGAGAGCATCATCGTCGGCAACACCGTGATGTACGGCGCCATTCAAGGCGAGTGCTACTTCCGCGGCATCGCCGGCGAGCGTTTTGCCGTGCGCAATTCCGGCGCCGTGGCGGTGGTCGAGGGCGCCGGAGACCATTGCTGCGAATACATGACCGGCGGCATCGTGGTCGTGCTCGGCAAGACCGGGCGTAACTTCGCGGCCGGCATGTCGGGCGGCATCGCCTATGTGCTGGACGAGACCGGCGACTTCGACAGGCTGTGCAACATGGCAATGGTCGAGCTCGAGCCGGTGCTGTCGGAAGAGCTGATCAACGCCGGCACCTATCACCACTCCGGTGACCTCGAGGCGCACGGCCGGGTCGACGTGTTCAAGGACCTGCTCGCCTCCGACGTCGAGCGATTGCACGTCCTGATCACGCGCCATGCGAAAGCGACCGGCTCCAGGCGCGCCGCCGACATCCTGGCCAACTGGAAGGACTGGCTGCCCAAGTTCCGCAAGGTGATGCCGGTCGAATACCGGCGCGCGCTGCGCGAGATGGCCGCCAACGCGGACGCCGAGCCGAAAATCGCGATCGGGGCTTAG
- a CDS encoding glutamate synthase subunit beta, with protein MGKITGFLEIERHDRKYTPVAERVKHFHEFVVPLSEKETRDQAARCMNCGIPYCHGTGSVSPGTPGCPVNNQIPDWNDLVYQGNWEEASRNLHSTNNFPEFTGRICPAPCEASCTLNIDDNPVTIKTIECAIVDRAWDNGWLKPEVAAHKTGKKVAVIGSGPAGMACAQQLARAGHDVHLFEKFAKAGGLLRYGIPDFKMEKGIIDRRVKQMEGEGVTFHYNSHVGVDGNVDPREMLNEYDAVALTGGAEAPRDLPIPGRDLAGIHYAMDFLPQQNRRVSEEPLNGVQEILAGGKHVVVIGGGDTGSDCIGTSLRQGALSVTQLEIMPAPPEHENKGLTWPNWPLKMRTSSSQAEGAIREFAVLTQKFTGENGQVKKLHCVRVDDKFKPIAGTEFELDADLVLLAMGFVHPVHEGLLKMLSVELDPRGNVKANTLDYQTSRPNVFTAGDMRRGQSLVVWAIREGRLCARSIDTFLMGKTDLPR; from the coding sequence ATGGGCAAGATCACGGGTTTTCTCGAAATCGAACGGCATGACCGCAAGTACACCCCAGTCGCCGAGCGCGTGAAGCATTTCCACGAGTTCGTCGTTCCCCTCTCCGAGAAGGAAACGCGCGACCAGGCCGCGCGCTGCATGAACTGCGGCATCCCCTATTGCCACGGCACCGGCTCGGTCTCGCCCGGCACGCCGGGCTGCCCGGTCAACAACCAGATCCCGGACTGGAACGACCTCGTCTATCAGGGCAACTGGGAAGAAGCCTCTCGCAATCTGCACTCGACCAATAACTTCCCGGAGTTCACGGGGCGCATCTGCCCGGCGCCGTGTGAAGCCTCCTGCACGCTCAACATCGACGACAACCCCGTCACCATCAAGACCATCGAATGCGCGATCGTCGACCGCGCCTGGGACAATGGCTGGCTGAAGCCAGAGGTCGCCGCCCACAAGACCGGCAAGAAGGTCGCGGTGATCGGCTCGGGTCCGGCCGGCATGGCCTGCGCGCAGCAGCTGGCGCGCGCCGGCCACGACGTGCATCTGTTCGAGAAGTTCGCAAAGGCCGGCGGCCTGCTGCGCTACGGCATCCCCGACTTCAAGATGGAGAAGGGCATCATTGACCGTCGCGTCAAGCAGATGGAAGGCGAAGGCGTCACCTTCCACTACAACAGCCATGTCGGCGTCGACGGCAATGTCGATCCGCGCGAGATGCTCAACGAGTACGACGCCGTCGCGCTGACCGGCGGTGCCGAAGCCCCGCGCGACCTGCCGATCCCCGGCCGTGACCTTGCCGGCATCCACTACGCCATGGACTTCCTGCCGCAGCAGAACCGCCGCGTGTCCGAGGAACCGTTGAACGGCGTCCAGGAGATTTTGGCCGGTGGCAAGCATGTCGTCGTCATCGGCGGCGGCGACACCGGATCCGACTGCATCGGCACCTCGCTGCGCCAGGGCGCGCTCTCGGTGACCCAGCTCGAGATCATGCCCGCTCCGCCGGAGCACGAGAACAAGGGCCTCACTTGGCCGAACTGGCCGCTCAAGATGCGGACGTCCTCCAGCCAGGCCGAAGGCGCGATCCGCGAATTCGCCGTGCTGACACAGAAGTTCACCGGCGAGAACGGCCAGGTCAAGAAGCTGCACTGCGTGCGCGTCGACGACAAGTTCAAGCCGATCGCCGGCACCGAGTTCGAGCTCGACGCCGACCTCGTCCTGCTCGCGATGGGCTTCGTCCATCCCGTGCACGAGGGCCTGCTCAAGATGCTCTCGGTCGAGCTCGACCCCCGCGGCAACGTCAAGGCAAACACGCTCGACTACCAGACCTCGCGCCCGAACGTGTTCACCGCCGGCGACATGCGCCGCGGCCAATCGTTGGTGGTGTGGGCGATCCGCGAGGGTCGGCTGTGCGCAAGGTCGATCGATACGTTCCTAATGGGGAAGACGGATCTGCCGCGCTGA
- a CDS encoding outer membrane beta-barrel protein produces the protein MGSSPGTSRSKRAHFLRAALPCFALTVLGSAPGAAQSLTPDLFSPNRGGFASPDTLPTRRTAGVPQAPSDALPTLPDPNADLRKRQQAPARLGQTPNNQNPTSQNPTSQVPIYGLPAANGASASGYDSLNRKRQQPKLHPGQPKPKRPVGPGSPVPPATPERTLGPPRIAPPPSETAHKTPVPPALAGNVPGQPLRRRLKLDEDAFGAVGDYAGSFLIKGGLELSTGYDTNPARLNKPVGSPAYVVAPDLLVASDWERHALVADLRGSFSGYTNNMPATIDGFASPSPVEVDRPDFNGHVDGRIDVNRDLKLTTQLRLRLATDNPGSPNVQAGLQKYPVYATYGTTVGFDQTFNRFQVAAGATADRTAYTNSKLTDGSTFSNDDRDFNQYGGVGRFSYELKPGLKPFVEIQGDTRVHDQAADRNGFFRDSNGGYAKVGTSFEFSRILIGEVSVGYSARNYVDPRLSQLAGFLTSGSLIWNASGLTTVKFATDTQIAETTIPGSSGVLVHTYGIEVDHDFRRWLTAVGKFTYGTYDYQGQNRNDKTYSFESNLIYKLNRNIWIKGTLRHDILDSNQPGSSSQGTVVMVGVRLQN, from the coding sequence GTGGGGTCGTCTCCAGGCACGAGCCGGAGCAAACGCGCGCATTTCCTGCGCGCGGCTTTGCCGTGCTTTGCGCTGACGGTCCTTGGAAGCGCCCCCGGGGCCGCCCAGAGCCTCACCCCCGACCTGTTCAGTCCCAACCGCGGTGGCTTCGCCTCGCCCGACACGCTGCCGACGCGCCGCACCGCGGGCGTGCCGCAGGCACCGTCGGATGCGCTGCCGACGTTGCCCGATCCCAATGCCGATTTGCGCAAGCGCCAGCAGGCGCCGGCGCGCCTAGGCCAGACCCCGAACAACCAAAATCCGACCAGCCAGAACCCGACCAGCCAGGTCCCGATCTACGGCCTGCCCGCTGCCAATGGCGCCAGCGCCTCCGGCTACGATTCGCTCAACCGCAAGCGACAGCAGCCGAAGCTCCATCCCGGACAGCCGAAGCCGAAGCGTCCGGTCGGCCCCGGCTCGCCGGTGCCGCCGGCAACGCCGGAGCGAACGCTCGGCCCGCCGCGCATCGCGCCGCCGCCGTCCGAGACCGCGCACAAGACACCGGTCCCGCCGGCGTTGGCCGGCAACGTGCCCGGCCAGCCGCTGCGCCGCCGCCTCAAGCTCGACGAGGATGCGTTCGGCGCGGTTGGCGACTATGCCGGCAGCTTCCTGATCAAGGGCGGGCTCGAGCTCTCCACCGGTTACGACACCAACCCGGCGCGTTTGAACAAGCCGGTCGGCTCGCCGGCCTATGTCGTTGCGCCCGACCTGCTCGTGGCGTCCGATTGGGAGCGCCACGCGCTGGTCGCGGATCTGCGCGGCTCGTTCTCGGGCTACACCAACAACATGCCGGCGACGATCGACGGCTTTGCCTCGCCTTCGCCGGTCGAGGTGGACCGCCCCGACTTCAACGGCCATGTCGACGGCCGCATCGACGTCAATCGCGATCTCAAGCTGACCACGCAGTTGCGCCTGCGGCTCGCCACCGATAATCCCGGCAGCCCGAACGTGCAGGCCGGCCTGCAGAAATATCCTGTTTACGCGACCTATGGCACGACCGTCGGCTTCGACCAGACCTTCAACCGCTTCCAGGTCGCGGCCGGCGCCACCGCGGATCGCACCGCCTACACCAACTCAAAACTCACCGACGGCTCGACCTTCAGCAACGATGATCGCGACTTCAACCAGTATGGCGGCGTGGGGCGCTTCTCCTACGAACTGAAGCCGGGCCTGAAGCCGTTCGTCGAGATCCAGGGCGACACCCGCGTCCACGACCAGGCCGCCGACCGCAATGGCTTCTTCCGCGATTCGAACGGCGGCTACGCCAAGGTCGGCACGTCCTTCGAGTTCTCGCGCATCCTCATCGGCGAGGTCTCGGTCGGCTATTCCGCGCGCAACTATGTCGATCCGCGCCTGAGCCAGCTCGCGGGCTTTCTGACCTCGGGCTCGCTGATCTGGAACGCAAGCGGCCTCACCACGGTGAAATTCGCCACCGACACGCAGATCGCCGAGACCACCATCCCCGGCTCCTCCGGCGTGCTGGTGCACACCTACGGGATCGAAGTCGATCACGACTTCCGCCGCTGGCTTACGGCAGTGGGCAAATTCACCTACGGCACCTACGACTATCAGGGCCAGAATCGCAACGACAAGACCTACTCGTTCGAAAGCAATCTGATCTACAAGCTCAACCGCAACATCTGGATCAAGGGCACGCTCCGCCACGACATCCTGGATTCGAACCAGCCGGGCTCAAGCTCGCAGGGGACGGTGGTGATGGTCGGGGTTAGGTTGCAGAACTAA
- a CDS encoding SIS domain-containing protein has translation MPSSKPLMTQSSGPIPDSVESALRTLETESGGINALAAALRGPLGASFAKAVDLIRNAKGRVIVTGLGKSGHMGRKIAATLASTGTPAFFVHAAEAGHGDLGMITPDDVIMALSWSGEQPEMKTLVNYSARFAIPMIAVTSNAASSLGQAADIVIELPKAREACPHNLAPTTSTLMQAAIGDAIAIALLEGRGFTALEFAHFHPGGKLGAMLKFVRDYMRTGAEIPVKPLGTKMSDAVMEMSAKGLGCVCIVNDAAEAVGIITDGDLRRQMRPDLLAASVDDIMTRQPKTVPPSMLATEMIEVLNTRKITTLVVTEADKVVGIVHLHDLLRAGVA, from the coding sequence ATGCCGAGTTCGAAACCGCTGATGACCCAATCATCCGGCCCCATTCCCGACAGTGTCGAATCCGCACTCCGCACCCTGGAAACGGAGAGCGGCGGCATCAACGCGCTCGCCGCCGCCCTGCGCGGCCCGCTTGGCGCGAGCTTCGCCAAGGCGGTCGATCTGATCCGCAACGCAAAGGGCCGCGTCATCGTCACCGGGCTCGGCAAGTCGGGCCATATGGGTCGCAAGATCGCGGCAACGCTGGCCTCGACCGGCACGCCCGCCTTCTTCGTCCACGCCGCCGAAGCCGGTCATGGCGACCTCGGCATGATCACGCCCGACGATGTCATCATGGCGCTGTCCTGGTCCGGCGAGCAGCCGGAGATGAAGACGCTGGTGAACTATTCGGCACGGTTCGCCATTCCCATGATCGCGGTGACGTCGAACGCGGCGTCCTCGCTGGGACAAGCCGCCGACATCGTGATCGAGCTGCCGAAGGCGCGCGAGGCCTGCCCGCACAATCTGGCGCCGACCACCTCGACCCTGATGCAGGCCGCGATCGGCGATGCCATCGCGATCGCGCTGCTCGAAGGCCGCGGCTTCACCGCGCTGGAGTTCGCGCATTTCCACCCCGGCGGCAAGTTAGGGGCGATGCTGAAATTCGTCCGCGACTACATGCGCACCGGTGCGGAGATCCCGGTCAAGCCGCTCGGCACCAAGATGTCGGACGCGGTGATGGAGATGTCGGCCAAGGGTCTCGGCTGCGTCTGCATCGTCAACGATGCGGCCGAGGCCGTCGGCATCATCACCGACGGCGATTTGCGCCGCCAGATGCGGCCGGACCTGCTGGCGGCGTCGGTCGACGACATCATGACCAGGCAGCCAAAGACCGTGCCGCCCTCGATGCTCGCCACCGAGATGATCGAGGTGCTTAACACCCGCAAGATCACGACGCTGGTCGTGACCGAGGCGGACAAGGTGGTGGGCATCGTGCACCTGCACGATCTGCTGCGGGCGGGCGTGGCTTAA
- a CDS encoding carboxymuconolactone decarboxylase family protein has protein sequence MSRATPRIAPLTPPYPPEIQAQFDRIMRGAPPLLLFRVIAGHTRAWDKFRAGGLLDPGPLSLRQREIVIDRTCALNQCEYEWGVHVAVFAGPAKLTEEEVHATVRGDARSPCWSPAEQALIAAVDALHHRATFDDAEFAALSAHYDEAQILEIMLLCGFYRTVSYLANGLRLPLEDTAARFPPLL, from the coding sequence ATGTCCCGGGCCACACCGCGTATTGCCCCGCTCACCCCGCCTTATCCCCCGGAGATCCAGGCGCAGTTCGATCGCATCATGCGCGGTGCGCCGCCGCTGCTGCTGTTCCGGGTGATAGCGGGCCATACCCGCGCCTGGGACAAGTTTCGGGCCGGCGGCCTGCTCGATCCCGGCCCGCTCTCGTTGCGCCAGCGCGAGATCGTGATCGACCGCACCTGCGCGCTGAACCAATGCGAATATGAATGGGGCGTGCACGTCGCGGTCTTTGCCGGGCCAGCGAAACTCACCGAGGAGGAAGTGCACGCCACCGTGCGGGGCGATGCGAGGTCGCCGTGCTGGTCCCCGGCCGAGCAGGCGCTGATCGCCGCTGTCGACGCGCTGCATCACCGCGCGACCTTTGACGACGCCGAGTTCGCCGCGCTGTCGGCGCATTACGACGAGGCGCAGATCCTGGAAATCATGCTGCTGTGCGGCTTCTACCGCACGGTGTCGTATCTGGCGAACGGGCTGCGGCTGCCGCTGGAGGACACGGCGGCAAGATTTCCGCCGTTGCTCTAA
- a CDS encoding helix-turn-helix domain-containing protein, with translation MAKQTISRSRGVRGSRTGRPVMVLLDLLGRRWSLRILWELRDAPLTSRALRAACDEASPTVLQARLDDLREAGFVELGEASGYGLTALGRELCETFMPLHRFAERWKKS, from the coding sequence ATGGCGAAACAGACCATCTCGAGATCGCGCGGCGTCCGTGGCTCGCGCACCGGGCGGCCGGTCATGGTGCTGCTCGACCTCCTGGGACGACGCTGGAGCCTGCGAATCCTGTGGGAGCTGCGCGACGCCCCCCTCACCTCGCGCGCATTGCGAGCGGCCTGCGACGAGGCCTCGCCGACGGTGCTGCAGGCGCGGCTGGACGATTTGCGCGAGGCCGGGTTCGTGGAACTGGGCGAAGCCAGCGGTTACGGGCTGACGGCGCTCGGGCGGGAATTGTGCGAGACGTTCATGCCGCTGCATAGGTTTGCGGAGCGGTGGAAGAAGAGCTGA
- a CDS encoding NfeD family protein, which translates to MTDMFVSLGTWNWLIFGFILMALEVLAPGVFLFWLGLAALLVGLISFGVAISWQIQLVMFAIFAAAAVPVWRRLARPKPDAIAASPFLNKRADALLGREFTLEKPIVDGSGTMRIGDTVWRVAGPDTPAGTRVKVVQVDGANLTVAAA; encoded by the coding sequence ATGACCGACATGTTCGTATCGCTCGGCACCTGGAATTGGCTGATCTTCGGCTTCATCCTGATGGCGCTGGAGGTGCTGGCGCCGGGCGTTTTCCTGTTCTGGCTCGGGCTCGCCGCGCTGCTGGTCGGGCTGATCTCGTTCGGAGTAGCGATATCCTGGCAGATCCAGCTCGTGATGTTCGCGATCTTCGCCGCCGCCGCCGTGCCGGTCTGGCGCCGGCTCGCCCGGCCGAAGCCGGATGCAATTGCCGCCAGCCCCTTCCTCAACAAGCGCGCGGATGCGCTGCTCGGCCGCGAGTTCACGCTGGAGAAGCCGATCGTCGACGGCAGCGGCACCATGCGTATCGGCGACACGGTCTGGCGCGTCGCAGGTCCCGATACGCCGGCGGGCACGCGCGTGAAGGTGGTGCAGGTCGATGGTGCGAATCTGACGGTGGCGGCGGCTTAG